In one Fibrobacter sp. UWB5 genomic region, the following are encoded:
- a CDS encoding flavin reductase family protein: MRKDLGVKAYLYPQPTLVIATYNEDGSTNAMVAAWGSISDTNQVAIYVAHSHKTMPNILARKAFTVSMATAKNIKAIDYLGVTLGNKVADKFAHSGLTSVKSAHVDAPLIAELPLALECKLVSYDEDSELLLGEIVNVSVDDSVLDESGKLSVEKLAPVCYDSAGHGYYVMERRVGNAFSDGKLLG, encoded by the coding sequence ATGCGTAAAGATCTCGGTGTTAAAGCTTACTTGTACCCGCAGCCTACATTGGTGATTGCGACGTATAACGAAGACGGTTCTACGAATGCCATGGTAGCCGCATGGGGCTCCATTAGCGATACAAACCAGGTGGCTATTTACGTGGCGCATAGTCATAAGACCATGCCGAATATTTTGGCCCGCAAGGCCTTTACGGTAAGCATGGCCACGGCAAAGAACATCAAGGCGATTGATTACCTGGGTGTTACTTTGGGCAACAAGGTGGCCGACAAGTTTGCTCATTCGGGCCTGACCTCTGTCAAGAGCGCACATGTGGATGCCCCGCTGATTGCAGAACTCCCGCTTGCGTTGGAATGCAAGCTCGTCAGCTACGACGAAGATTCGGAACTTTTGCTCGGCGAAATCGTGAATGTGTCTGTCGACGATTCCGTACTCGATGAATCCGGCAAGCTCTCAGTTGAAAAGCTCGCGCCGGTGTGCTACGATTCTGCAGGCCATGGCTACTACGTGATGGAACGCCGCGTAGGCAACGCCTTCAGTGACGGAAAGTTATTGGGTTAG
- a CDS encoding MBL fold metallo-hydrolase: MKIQVLIDNIASCCGPRKLFGEWGLSVYVEFEGKRYLLDTGASHLFAKNAGVMGVDLSKIDMGILSHAHFDHSDGMARFFALNKIAPFYLRKGAGENCYHAHKLLGRFTYHEYIGIHKGFLKRFADRIRFAEGDMQIAPNVYLVPHKTPGLSAIGERAHLSVKENGKYRYDSFDHEQSLVFDTPKGLFVMNSCSHGGADNIVKEIEATFPGKKIYAILGGFHLFRYKDEVVRAFAERLRELDVQKIYTGHCTGNRAFEILHEVLGDRAEQMRCGLTIEL, from the coding sequence ATGAAGATTCAGGTCCTTATCGATAACATCGCTAGTTGCTGTGGCCCCCGCAAGCTCTTTGGCGAATGGGGCTTGTCGGTGTACGTGGAATTCGAAGGCAAGCGTTATCTGCTCGATACGGGAGCGTCGCACCTGTTCGCGAAAAACGCGGGCGTGATGGGTGTGGACCTTTCGAAGATCGACATGGGCATTTTGAGTCACGCGCATTTTGACCATAGCGATGGCATGGCCAGGTTCTTTGCGCTGAACAAGATTGCTCCTTTTTACTTGCGCAAGGGTGCGGGCGAAAACTGCTACCATGCACACAAATTGCTGGGGCGATTTACTTACCACGAATACATTGGAATCCACAAGGGCTTTTTAAAGCGTTTCGCAGACCGCATCCGCTTTGCTGAAGGCGATATGCAGATTGCACCGAATGTGTACTTGGTGCCGCACAAGACACCGGGCCTCTCTGCGATTGGCGAGCGTGCCCATCTTTCGGTCAAGGAAAACGGCAAGTACCGCTACGATAGTTTTGATCACGAACAAAGTCTCGTGTTCGATACGCCTAAGGGCCTGTTTGTTATGAATAGTTGCAGCCATGGCGGCGCAGATAATATCGTAAAAGAGATTGAGGCTACGTTCCCCGGCAAAAAGATTTATGCGATTCTCGGCGGATTCCATTTGTTCCGCTATAAAGATGAAGTGGTGCGCGCCTTTGCCGAGCGCCTGCGCGAACTGGATGTCCAGAAGATTTATACCGGGCACTGCACCGGAAATCGCGCATTTGAAATCCTGCACGAGGTCCTGGGCGACCGCGCCGAACAAATGCGCTGCGGTTTAACTATAGAGCTATAG